From Penaeus monodon isolate SGIC_2016 unplaced genomic scaffold, NSTDA_Pmon_1 PmonScaffold_5566, whole genome shotgun sequence, one genomic window encodes:
- the LOC119571230 gene encoding zinc finger protein Xfin-like: protein MKGCPYCDVKFHSTAELKYHLMIHKTLEGFEGKEKFSSSVALGKDKDKEQIKEGIGQILCSPSSGERPPVCSQEDEKLPPSQLVQDANQNQNGSLARMHKRRKHDLHKPFQCSQCEWKFTYAYELRSHEDTHMQERSSVSCLYCNQKFLHEFTLKRHIKISTKENPFKCPKCVETFEVQCLLRKHVKSHKGEKTFKCAHCDMKFFVKSRLILHKTFSDESPFWCSHCEEKFISEKDLIEHGKIHVSDIYLCSQHTKANANGKQFKCSYCDENFNAKCILKKHVKIHKGDKPFYCSLCDKNFIWRSQLDHHLTTHNSKETKKWEDKLTTLPFLSKCLRNLPNKETQKQIMSHSSLLDIPMAEIQEQKSAKVQPEGCLTEEHSTKEDFSATAKFRRCNIDECHPGENASFAKKSLKVVQECSSKEETSCKEDLPAPAELKRFYVGEGEPEEDSSSDETNTEEDLPTLTELRSPVGGQPKEISHVDEVQEDSSSEETSSEADLPAPTEQRSDIEEREPEEISPVKQCLEYSSSEENSIEEDPPAPAELGISLIEGGEPEENSPEKQFQQDSRCEETNGEDFPSPSELKRSHVGGPTKEKSPRKPFQKTDSVKDFPIPKELRFNIGEGQVEGNVTNIRESPLKVVQSEHQPDTTEAKTDWRILISILIENLEWSLKHR, encoded by the exons atgaaggGCTGTCCATACTGTGATGTGAAATTCCATAGCACAGCTGAGCTCAAgtatcatttgatgattcataAAACTCTGGAAGGCTTTGAGGGTAAAGAGAAATTTTCCAGCTCAGTTGCCTtagggaaagataaagataaagagcagATCAAGGAGGGGATTGGCCAAATACTGTGTAGCCCAAGTTCAGGGGAAAGACCACCAGTATGCTCACAGGAGGATGAAAAGTTACCACCCTCCCAGCTGGTGCAAGAtgcaaatcaaaatcaaaatggtTCCCTAGCAAGAAT GCATAAGAGGAGAAAACATGATTTGCATAAACCTTTCCAGTGTTCACAGTGTGAGTGGAAATTCACCTATGCTTATGAACTGAGATCTCATGAGGATACTCATATGCAAGAGAGAAGTTCAGTTTCTTGTTTGTATTGTAATCAGAAATTCCTTCATGAATTCACTCTTAAACGTCACATAAAAATCAGTACTAAAGAAAATCCATTCAAGTGCCCAAAATGTGTTGAAACTTTTGAAGTACAGTGTTTGCTTAGAAAACATGTAAAAAGTCATAAAGGTGAAAAGACCTTCAAATGTGCACATTGTGATATGAAATTCTTTGTGAAGTCCAGGTTGATCCTACACA AAACATTCTCAGATGAAAGTCCATTTTGGTGTTCACACTGTGAAGAAAAATTTATTTCAGAGAAGGACTTGATAGAGCATGGGAAAATACATGTTAGTGACATATACCTGTGCTCTCA ACACACGAAGGCAAATGCTAATGGGAAGCAATTCAAATGCTCCTACTGTGATGAAAATTTCAATGCAAAATGCATTCTGAAGAAGCATGTGAAAATTCACAAGGGtgacaaaccattctattgttcACTCTGTGACAAGAACTTTATTTGGAGATCTCAGCTTGACCATCATCTTACAACCCATAACAGTAAAGAAACTAAGAAATGGGAAGATAAGCTGACCACTTTGCCCTTTTTAAGTAAATGTTTAAGGAATCTGCCAAACAAAGAGACCCAAAAGCAGATAATGTCTCACAGCTCTTTGCTTGATATTCCCATGGCAGAAATCCAAGAACAGAAATCAGCAAAGGTCCAGCCAGAAGGATGTCTCACTGAGGAACACAGTACTAAGGAAGATTTTTCAGCGACAGCCAAATTTAGAAGATGCAACATAGATGAATGTCACCCAGGGGAAAATGCTTCTTTTGCAAAAAAATCTCTAAAAGTGGTTCAGGAATGCTCTAGTAAGGAAGAGACTAGTTGTAAGGAAGATCTTCCAGCACCAGCAGAGCTAAAAAGGTTCTATGTAGGAGAAGGTGAACCAGAGGAAGATTCTAGCTCTGATGAGACTAATACTGAGGAAGATCTTCCCACACTAACAGAGCTAAGGTCTCCTGTAGGAGGTCAGCCAAAGGAAATATCCCATGTTGATGAAGTTCAGGAAGATTCTAGCTCCGAGGAGACCAGTAGTGAGGCAGATCTTCCTGCACCAACAGAACAAAGATCAGACATAGAAGAAAGAGAGCCAGAGGAAATATCTCCTGTAAAACAGTGTCTAGAATATTCTAGCTCTGAGGAGAATAGTATTGAGGAAGATCCTCCAGCACCAGCAGAATTAGGGATATCCCTCATAGAAGGAGGTGAACCAGAGGAAAATTCTCCTGAAAAGCAGTTTCAGCAAGATTCTAGATGTGAGGAGACCAATGGTGAAGATTTTCCATCACCATCAGAGCTAAAAAGATCCCACGTAGGAGGTCCAACTAAGGAAAAATCCCCTAGAAAGCCATTTCAAAAGACTGATAGTGTGAAAGATTTTCCCATACCAAAAGAACTAAGATTCAACATAGGAGAAGGGCAAGTAGAGGGAAATGTTACAAATATAAGAGAGTCTCCTTTAAAGGTGGTTCAGTCAGAACACCAACCGGATACAACAGAAGCCAAAACAGACTGGAGGATTTTAATCTCCATCTTGATAGAGAATTTAGAATGGTCTCTGAAGCACAGGTAG
- the LOC119571229 gene encoding zinc finger protein 501-like: MTATATMNDRELKPNRKRRKTVTGDDGLASMNSTKNFKCSYCKKVLSSKRNLQQHERMHTDRVLKHHEAMHAATKNFQCSQCERKFVTKNPNCKQHEKLHTREKPYGCSMCSMNFALKNELYKHKESHIGKGKSDLGEDFTSLSTSKKHEMSNEREKSDKNLTVTDDDLGAQNEYGSQDSNHGVEDSNLGVQVRFGCSQCEKNFKSKASLRRHEKGKHMSKKPLHCTQCEMKFMTVLDLQQHEKKHNSKQDFVCQYCAACILRNHVKIDQGGNPLKVPSVKREFRRESQLNNHVEEGQKDARSEYVAEKSSSKALLKEERPSQQIQNGSPTKDACSSTLSAKIHPDNKQFGCSYCDRRFTLERSLKAHEERMHSSIETYHCSQCDKKFNRFKLLSHLNAHLGTSAWGKNISGVTLVIRNLKVSVF; this comes from the exons ATGACGGCGACGGCGACGATGAATGACAGGGAATTAAAACCGAACCGCAAACGGAGGAAAACAGTGACGGGTGATGATGGT ctGGCCAGTATGAACAGCACCAAGAACTTCAAGTGCTCCTACTGCAAGAAGGTGCTGAGTTCCAAACGTAACCTTCAGCAACATGAGCGTATGCATACAG ATAGAGTTTTGAAGCATCATGAAGCCATGCATGCAGCTACAAAGAATTTCCAGTGTTCACAGTGTGAAAGAAAATTTGTTACCAAAA ATCCAAACTGTAAACAGCATGAGAAACTTCACACCAGGGAGAAACCCTATGGATGTTCAATGTGCAGCATGAACTTTGCCTTGAAAAATGAATTATACAAACATAAAGAATCTCATATAGGAAAAGGAAAGTCAGACCTGGGAGAGGACTTTACCAGTCTATCAACATCAAAAAAACATGAGATGtcaaatgagagggaaaagagt GATAAAAATCTTACTGTAACAGATGATGATCTTGGTGCACAAAATGAATATGGTTCACAGGACAGTAATCATGGTGTAGAAGATAGCAATCTTGGTGTTCAAG TACGGTTTGGATGTTCACAGTGTGAGAAAAACTTTAAGTCCAAAGCAAGTTTAAGGagacatgaaaaaggaaaacatatgaGCAAGAAGCCTTTGCACTGTACACAATGTGAGATGAAATTTATGACTGTGCTGGATTTACAGCAGCATGAGAAGAAGCACAACAGCAAGCAGGATTTTGTATGTCAGTATTGTG CTGCATGCATCCTCAGAAATCATGTAAAAATTGACCAGGGTGGTAATCCATTGAAGGTCCCCTCTGTGAAAAGGGAGTTTCGTAGGGAATCTCAGCTGAATAATCATGTTG AAGAAGGCCAGAAGGATGCCAGGAGTGAATATGTAGCTGAGAAATCATCATCAAAAGCATTACTAAAGGAGGAGAGGCCTTCCCAACAGATACAAAATGGATCTCCCACAAAGGATGCTTGTTCTTCTACTCTCAGTGCAAAGATACACCCAGATAATAAACAATTTGGATGTTCATATTGTGATAGAAGATTTACACTTGAAAGAAGTTTAAAAGCTCATGAGGAAAGAATGCATTCTAGCATTGAGACATATCATTGTTCTCAATGTGATAAGAAATTCAAT AGGTTCAAGCTTTTGTCACATCTTAATGCCCATTTAGGAACTAGTGCTTGGGGAAAGAACATTTCTGGTGTTACTCTTGTGATAAGAAATTTGAAAGTAAGtgtcttttaa